One window of the Pieris brassicae chromosome 4, ilPieBrab1.1, whole genome shotgun sequence genome contains the following:
- the LOC123708141 gene encoding E3 ubiquitin-protein ligase TRIM37-like isoform X4: protein MASRGDKSNGEEQIVETLAEVFRCFICMEKLVDAHLCPHCSKLCCYACVRRWLTEQRSQCPHCRAALHLHELVNCRWVEEVTQQIETMQQTNSATQRESFRDRCPSHQERLTVYCWTCRRCICHQCALWGGTHSGHTFKPLEEVYEQHVTQIRDEVSQLRRRLMELISLVQEVERNVESVRAAKDERVREIRNAVELMISRLDSALKAKLLTLMGQKNSLTQETEQLEHLLQEVEHQLHASTRSELIAKSGDLSKMIHQVRKKPMASFVTAPVPADFHSEIVPSYDSSTFPLTKFTQLQHAAAPVYSAPLHVHGLCWRLKVYPDGNGVVRGSYLSVFLELSAGLPENSKYEYRVEMLHQVSRDPSKNIVREFASDFEVGECWGYNRFFRLDLLASEGYLNHETDTLILRFQVRPPTFYQRCRDQQWYINQLITLQNQHILQISDLKERLNLEMSRNSMAATRASNGSVTSQNPNETEGQANQLDLTTTEPAVLTQWKFTPQTVIAGPRLMSPGILNNSLFEESCASGVCRNSMNSDACFGDYAHLGRVNQHALDAYNLPSTSRSTSSVRSCTQSPSVAGIHSALSPGSNSRIRRERPERAERSDRMDRPDRLPPPDKDTHLTGVASTPITEASGGCAGALCTSISSPELHSAAPPATAPGNSESSSDTGEIMFSELDGFVDENSVNHIEENSNEENDVDEETMSDGSSASCSWCALAESPTPGSAHSARSAHSAQSARSYPYPELAESPPSLCSDEPPRRRRKSYCRPHATRDTPYTRP, encoded by the exons ATGGCTTCTAGAGGAGATAAAAGCAATGGCGAGGAACAAATTGTCGAG ACGCTGGCGGAGGTGTTTCGATGCTTCATTTGTATGGAGAAACTCGTAGATGCCCACCTATGCCCTCATTGTTCCAAACTCTGCTGTTACGCTTGTGTCCGACGGTGGCTGACGGAACAAAGGTCCCAGTGCCCTCACTGTCGGGCTGCACTCCACCTACACGAGTTGGTAAATTGCCGTTGGGTGGAAGAGGTCACTCAGCAAATAGAAACCATGCAACAGACAAACTCAGCTACTCAGAGAGAAAGCTTTAGAGATAG ATGTCCATCCCATCAAGAGCGCCTAACAGTATACTGTTGGACATGCCGTCGGTGTATCTGCCATCAATGTGCTCTATGGGGTGGTACACATTCTGGCCACACATTTAAACCACTGGAAGAGGTGTATGAGCAACATGTGACCCAGATAAGAGATGAGGTATCCCAATTGAGGCGAAGACTTATGGAGCTTATAAGTCTAGTGCAAGAAGTG gaACGAAATGTCGAATCTGTTCGAGCGGCGAAAGACGAACGAGTACGTGAAATTCGTAATGCCGTGGAACTAATGATCTCACGCCTTGACTCGGCACTTAAGGCAAAACTTCTCACTCTCATGGGACAGAAGAACAGCCTAACACAAGAGACTGAGCAGTTGGAACATCTCCTTCAAGAAGTTGAACACCAGCTGCACGCTAGCACTAG ATCTGAACTTATCGCTAAAAGTGGCGACTTGTCAAAGATGATTCATCAAGTCCGCAAAAAGCCTATGGCTAGCTTCGTTACTGCGCCGGTACCGGCCGATTTTCACAG TGAAATCGTGCCAAGTTACGATAGTAGTACGTTCCCGCTGACGAAATTCACTCAACTTCAGCACGCGGCTGCACCCGTATATTCTGCCCCACTCCATGTGCACGGTCTTTGCTGGAGGCTAAAGGTCTACCCTGATGGCAATGGTGTGGTTCGGGGAAGCTACCTTTCCGTGTTTTTGGAACTGAGTGCAGGCTTACCGGAAAATTCAAA GTACGAGTATCGTGTAGAAATGCTTCATCAAGTATCCCGAGATCCATCAAAGAATATTGTACGCGAGTTTGCGTCTGACTTTGAAGTCGGCGAGTGTTGGGGATACAATAGATTCTTCCGCCTCGATTTGCTCGCCAGCGAGGGATATCTCAACCATGAGACTGATACTCTAATTTTAAG GTTTCAAGTTCGTCCGCCAACGTTCTATCAACGTTGTCGTGATCAGCAGTGGTACATTAACCAGTTAATAACTCTGCAGAATCAACATATTCTGCAAATTAGTGATCTCAAGGAG CGTCTCAATTTAGAGATGTCTCGCAACTCAATGGCTGCAACTAGAGCCTCGAATGGCTCGGTGACGTCACAAAATCCCAATGAGACTGAAGGCCAGGCCAACCAATTGGACTTGACTACCACAGAACCCGCGGTGTTAACCCAGTGGAAGTTCACACCGCAGACTGTCATCGCTGGCCCGCGATTGATGAGCCCTG gtattttaaataactcgtTGTTTGAAGAGAGCTGCGCAAGCGGCGTTTGTCGTAACAGCATGAACTCGGACGCGTGTTTCGGTGACTACGCACATCTCGGGCGGGTCAATCAGCACGCGTTGGACGCGTATAATCTACCCTCTACTTCGAG atCAACAAGTTCGGTCCGTTCGTGCACGCAAAGTCCGTCAGTGGCAGGAATACATTCAGCTTTATCTCCTGGATCGAATTCGCGGATCCGAAGGGAAAGGCCGGAAAGGGCTGAGCGATCCGATCGGATGGACAGACCTGATCGATTGCCACCGCCAGATAAAGACACCCATCTTACGG GTGTAGCGAGTACACCAATAACGGAAGCCTCAGGGGGATGCGCCGGCGCACTCTGTACGTCAATTTCTTCTCCTGAGTTGCACAGTGCTGCTCCGCCGGCCACTGCACCTGGAAATTCTGAGTCCAGCAGTGATACCGGG GAAATAATGTTCAGTGAATTGGACGGATTTGTAGACGAAAACAGCGTAAACCACATCGAAGAAAACTCAAACGAAGAGAATGACGTCGACGAGGAAACTATGTCTG ACGGCTCATCAGCGAGTTGTTCCTGGTGCGCATTGGCTGAATCACCGACGCCTGGCTCCGCTCATTCTGCTCGCTCTGCGCACTCTGCTCAATCTGCCCGCTCGTACCCTTATCCTGAATTGGCTGAGTCGCCCCCATCCCTTTGCTCTGATGAACCCCCTAGACGTCGAAGAAAATCCTATTGCAGACCGCACGCAACGCGCGACACACCATATACACGTCCTTAG
- the LOC123708037 gene encoding protoheme IX farnesyltransferase, mitochondrial: protein MTYFKLVCYTLSFKNGLHGLSTQSVLFKVCNQQSIQHFARISTSKHVYSNPLISQTQSTIKKKSKNVPQDPRVWKETPTHDVKNNLVHYCMMLSKFRLTSLVVMTSMAGYALAPAPFEFSTFALCAVGTGLVSSAANSINQYHEVPFDAQMSRTKNRVLVKGLLEPVHAIGFAAATSATGLSILYLGVNPLTAALGATNLVLYTSIYTPMKRMSIINTWLGSIVGAIPPLMGWAGCTGSLDMGALVLGVILYSWQFPHFNALSWNLRPDYSRAGYRMMAVTDPALCRRVALRHTGLITAICLGAPYLGVTNIWFAAESLPLNIYFSYLAWQFYKKSDSSSSRKLFRFSLIHLPALMLLMLVNKKYWSSAETQEKVKTQDLKLDPKRITVLPRGPVVAAQETDDIP from the exons atgacATATTTTAAGCTTGTTTGCTACACtttgagttttaaaaatggtCTCCATGGGTTATCAACACAGTCTGTCCTGTTTAAAGTTTGt aatCAACAATCAATACAGCATTTTGCCAGAATATCAACATCTAAACATGTTTATAGTAACCCATTGATAAGTCAAACTCAGtctacaataaaaaagaagagTAAAAATGTTCCCCAAGACCCAAGGGTGTGGAAGGAGACCCCCACTCATGATGTCAAGAATAACCTAGTCCATTACTGTATGATGCTCTCCAAGTTTAGATTAACTT ccTTAGTTGTAATGACATCAATGGCTGGATATGCTCTTGCACCAGCTCCATTTGAATTTTCGACTTTTGCCCTTTGTGCTGTGGGCACAGGTCTTGTTAGTTCAGCTGCTAATTCAATCAACCAGTACCATGAAGTACCATTTGATGCTCAGATGTCAAGAACTAAAAATCGGGTGCTTGTTAAGGGTTTGCTAGA ACCAGTGCACGCTATAGGTTTTGCAGCAGCTACAAGTGCTACTGGACTCAGTATATTATACTTAGGAGTTAACCCTCTGACTGCAGCCTTGGGAGCAACTAACTTAGTGCTCTATACATCCATATACACACCCATGAAGAGAATGTCCATTATTAATACATGGTTGGGATCTATTG tggGTGCAATTCCACCATTAATGGGCTGGGCAGGTTGTACAGGTTCCTTAGACATGGGTGCGTTAGTTTTAGGCGTCATACTATACTCATGGCAATTTCCACATTTTAACGCGCTGTCTTGGAACTTAAGACCCGACTATTCTCGCGCGGGTTACAGAATGATGGCAGTCACTGACCCAG CTCTATGTCGCAGAGTGGCGTTACGACACACAGGATTAATAACCGCCATTTGTCTGGGCGCTCCCTACCTCGGTGTTACCAATATTTGGTTCGCGGCCGAATCGTTAccacttaatatttatttttcgtacttAG cttGGCAATTTTACAAGAAATCAGATAGCAGTAGttcaagaaaattatttagattttcacTTATACACCTACCCGCGCTCATGTTACTAATGCTCGTCAACAAGAAATATTGGAGTTCAGCGGAAACTCAAGAAAAAGTTAAAACTCAAGATTTGAAACTAGATCCGAAGAGAATAACAGTTTTACCGCGAGGGCCAGTTGTGGCCGCGCAAGAGACGGATGACATACCATAA